A segment of the Lolium perenne isolate Kyuss_39 chromosome 3, Kyuss_2.0, whole genome shotgun sequence genome:
CAGTAGTTGTAGTCTTGATGCAATTGAGCCGGAGTGAGGTGCATCTCTTCCTACTGCTACTAGCAGCAGCAAATAGAAATTAACAATAAACAAGTTTTCTTTAAGGAAAAAATAGTTACCAAGATTACAAATTTTCGGCATGACTTTTGCTATATATTCAATATTTAGATCACAGATAACAATTTCACGATATTCAATATATAGTGCCAAGAGCACAACCATATAACATGTAACCAAAAGATCTTTTTCACTCATGACCGAAGACTACAAATATGGAAAAGTAAACAACTGCTACACTATTACAACTCCAATTTTGGAGCATTACAAGAAGGATGTTACATGGGCCAAACAATACAAGGACCGAAACAGCAGTTATTACACATAAGCCATGGCAGCGACAGCTTTCCAGGTCGCGCTAGACTCTAGAGCCGACGTGAGCTAGACGCATGGGCAGACAAGGCCAGGCCGTGTCCCAACACCACTGCACCAGACCAGGTGGATTACATACATACAGAGAAAGTTAAGGATCTGGCTCATCATTCTTAATTGTTctttctctacatgctgaaatgcAAACACACAAAAGGTTAGAGTCTCTGCATCACCTACTGAGTTCAATTTGGAGCTAAGGAAACAAGTAACAAAATGTGTGCAAGTACAACTACTTGCGTCGAGATTCATGAAGAGTGCATTCAGCTAGATATGCATGCTCGCTGTTCAGGCCAGCAACATATTTCAACCAGCAGAATGAACAAAGGCTGAATGATTGGTAACTATTAGCCAGCACTCGTGGATAGTACTAGCAGGACTGAAGATTCCATCTTTAAAAAGGCACATCGTGTTTTTCAATCACAAAAGAACACTGCCACTTTGATCATGTACAGATCAGCACAAAAAATTGCTACCTAAAATTACTAAGCAAATATGGCCATGTAAATCCGAAACGTGAAAACATCGTCTAAATGGTACAAATTCAGAAACTGATAATGTAAATTCAAATAATAGCACCATGACACCTAGTACCAAGGCCTAGATGCCAAATTCTTTGGAACGCAGCTAAGAAACTAGGTGACcagatcatcatcatcactatAATTCATACAGGGTAATCAGCAAGATGGCCAGAACACAACGAGGAACCAGAAACATACCTAAACACATGGAGTCGAAGAAGAAGGCCACCAGAGTTGATTAGTTTGTGTTTTCCTCGGACAAGAACAAATCATGGTCAGCATAGCTAAACGCTGATATGTAGAAAAGACTCGAGATAGCAGCCATCTAAAATACTGTGCTGGGCACTTGAGCATACACAATTCAACTTGTAATAAGTATGTCCATTTGATTGTGAACCAAATTAGCAGCAACAACAAAACATGGTTCTACAAGCTGGCTACGGGTAGGAGAAAAGGAGATAAATGTGCATGTACGGAGGCTTAACACcttgtttcttatttttattCTTAACACATATACTACCACCAGATCCTAAACATAAAGCACAACCAACAATTTGAGTGTGTATAAATAAGAATGAACGAGAAAAGTAGTACAGAAAGCAGAAATGCAAGGAAACACCACAGCATGTTCCTGTCCCCAGAAACACCTCACACAATAATAAACCAAATCGCTGCCTAGGACCAAGCAGCGGAATTTTCTACAATGCAAACAAAGCAAATTTGTCGACGTCATCCAATGTCTAGGCTAAACGCATATCCAAGCCAAGAAGGGTTAGGAGGGGGAATAGACAGAAAGGTGCTTACTTTTGGAGACGAGAATGACGTCTGAGCGAAGGAGCATCGTGTCGGAGGGACGCCTGCCTTGTGGGCGACGTGGACATCCACCGGCAAGTCAGCCTGGCACAGGAGAGAGGGCGGAAGGCGAGccatgccacatgcttatgcacctCACACATTGGAAAAAAGTATATTGCTTGGCTTGCATAGACACGCAGAGACAGTAGTGGCACGAATGCCACGGCCCAGAGCACCATGCAGAATAGTATTGGATAGCATGGCAGCAATCTATCCAAGCATGAACAAAGGAAAAAAAATCGACCTTTGGAAACCGATGTTGACGAGCTTCTAAAAGGAGGCAGCAGCgaggaagtagacgcggtggtatGGCAGGTAAGGTGCAGCAATCCATCATATGGTGAAGTAGTATGCAGCCTGAGATAGAGAGCAAATAAGAATCAGAGGGCATGGAGAGAGGCATTGAATAGATGGATATGTTTTGATTCAAAGACATGAATAAAAACATCATtttgcaaacatctaagagatgcATTTggatcacaaacaagtattcccaGGTTAGGCATGACAGTGAAGCACacacatatgagagcacacaaagATAGAATCTCAAATTAACAGACTACCTATGATATTTATCAGGCAGAAAACAGAAATTCCAGAACTAGCATATGGAATGATTATGTCTAGCAATCCCTGTAAGATCTAATAACATTGAATCTGTCCAATCTGAAGCAAGAAGGCACCCATAATCTATAATCCAGATTCGAGCTAGCTGGAGTGGAAAAGGTAGGATATATGTAAATATGTTTCGACTGCAGCTGTTGCCCATGATTAAACAGCAGAACAATGCATATATGTACATACATAATAGCAAAAAAATGCAGTGATTAGAAGCTGAAAGGCCTAGAGAGCAAATCGGTGACGGTTCAATCTCTGAAAATCTAGTGCAGAACGAAGAGGAGATATAATAGTAGTGGGAACAGTAGTATAGATTGATTCTGACGCTGTAGCACAAGACGCGTTATTAATTTTTTGGACAGAGCCTGGTAGTGCCCTGCGAGATTTTGGGATTCCTTGAAGATGGACGGGGATATAGTTAGAACCTCACCGGCGTGGGAGGAGTCTGAGCCGGGGCGGTgctgcggcggtggcggtgtaggACGTTTGCTCTCCCGGCCGGATTCATCATCGCCGGCCGGCGTCCGTCGTGGAGCACCCTCGCGGAAGCGGGCAGGCGAGCTCGACGGGGCACGGGCGTTCCGGCGAGCAAGCCATCCGCGCCCATTACGGTGACGGCGCGCGGGCTGGAGCGTCGTGCAGGCGAGCTAGGGGCGGcgttggtggtggaggaggacgacgggATCTAGGATTTTCGCAGGCGGAGAGGGAGGAGCCATGTTTTGGTTCGGTGAGCGAGTGGTTAGCGAGCTCGTCGGATGGATCGATCATCATCAATCATGGAGAGAGATGAAAAGGCGGATTAGCGAGCGAATCGATGAGTCGCCGACACAGGTACGGGTGGGGGTGGGTGCCAAAGGCGGATTAATCTTTTGGTTGgttccggtaaagaagatacaccAAGAACAACATGATAATTAATTGATCAACCGCGCGGTTATAATGCTTACGGAATAATTGATCAACTGTACAAAAAACCTACTCCCTCTTTTTACAATTTAACCCTTTTATATTTTAAACCTGAAGCGATCAACTCCTAATTGATCTTTCCCATCCCtgatctagggccggcggcctcCCGCGCTTCGCTCTTGGGGCCTCCTTCTGCTCGCCTCTCGCCGCTTCCTCCCTGATGGCCGCTCCTGCAGCCTTCTCCCGTAGTCCACTCCACCGAGCTCGCCTCTCGCCGTCGGTTGTTGCTTGCCTCCTGCGTCCATGGGTCCGCCTCGAGGTGGGCGGCGCCGTCGGGCCAGTATCTCCTCCCTCCCTGGCGGACGCGTCTGCAACCTTCTCCCGCAAGCCACTCCACCGAGCTCACCTCTCGCCGTCGTTCGTCGCTCACCTCCTGCGCCCATGTGTCCGCCTCGAGGAGGCCGGCGACACCGAGCAAGCTTCTCCTCCCACCATGTAGCTGTCCCTCCGGCCTGCACCCTGCAACCTTTTCGCGCCGGCTATCTTCTAGACGAGAAGGCATGGACGGAAGGTCGATCGTTGTTGCCTCACCTGCCGGAGCCGTCCCTCGACATTATCGGCATTGATGAAGCGGAGCAGCAGCTGGAGCATTCTGGATCCTGTAGCACATTGCAATGTCTCCATTTGGTAGGTCATCCAACATGCATCACATGATATGTATTACTAGAATAAGTTACTCTCCAGTATAAACAGCCTTATAGCCGTTTTGTGTTATTATGTACAGTATTATAGTGAAGTCTTAGCTTGTTGATCAGGCCAGTGGGGCCCCCTTTGATCCGGGCTAAGCGGTTTTGACCCCTgctctttttttcttctttctccttTTCTTGCCTTTGTGTCCTTGGTTTTGTTGGCCGGGCTACCTTTTGACATTCAAAAAAAAGTCTTAGCTAGTGAAATTGCATCTGGCGAGACCGTCCCTAAATTGGTCGCGCCTCCCTTCCATCAATTCGGAGGATGCATGCAGTGCACGGGCTGTCTCCAGTGGGTACGGTTTTGGCcgcgtttttttttcttttgacagAATTTTGCCGCGTTAACGGGAcgcctttgatttgatttgactgGACGCCtgggaatcaaatcaaaggatgcTTAATTACGTAGTAATTTTTTTTTTCCCTTTCCCGATTTACGAAAATCTGGTTTGCTTGCGTAATTTTGTTTCACTCGGTGATCAAACTGTCACGTACGTGCGCGCGGAGCCAAGCCAATATATTAACGCTGTCACGTACGCGCGCATGCGCGGAGCACTTGCTTCTTCCTCCGCGCGATCCGATGGAGTGGGGCCCACGAAGTATGTATGATTCGGCTTGGTTCCGCGCGAGAGAGAGCAGGACAGCTGGCGTCACGGGGTCGACCTCCCGAGCGACGGCACGACCGGCCGGGTTCAGCCAGAGGCAACGCCGCCGTCTTGACTGTTTTGACCGATTGatagaaaaaaaaaaaacaaaaggagGGGGTTCGTTCTGTCTGTTTGACGCCCCCCGCACGTCTCTGTCAAGTCAAGCGCGAGAGACAGCTGGCGTCGCGTGGCTCTCCAGGTCGCCAACTCCGGCCTTCCAGCGACGGCAGGAGAATCACATTCGTCAAGCAACATTGACCACGCATGCATTGGTCCATCCGATCTGAATAGTCTTCAGATGGATCGAGCATTCGAGCCCCAGGCTCCAGCTTATATATACCGCACGTACGTGCATTGGTTCACAGCATCAACCTGAGCTGATCGAACCCAAAATCACAATGTCGCAACTCAAACCAGTCATCGTGCTCGTCCTCCTCGCGCTGTGCGCGTGCACGGCGGCGAGCGCGCCGCTGCTCACAAAAATCAACAAGGGCGCGGCGTCTACAGCCCTGTACACGGCGCCCCTCAGCGCCGGCCGCCCGCTCGTCCTGGACCTCTCCGCGCCGGCCATCACGACTCCGTGCCGCAGCGGGACCACCACGACCGTGACGCTCTCCGCCAACACCACCAACGGCGCCAACCCGCTGTCCCCGGTCTccttcgccgccaccgccacctgcGCAGCGGCCCCGTCAGGCGCCGCCGGCGTCGCGGGGCTCGGGCGCTCCAGCACCTCGTTCCCGGCGCAGGTCGCCAGCACGCAGAAGGTGGCCAACTCCTTCGCGCTCTGCCTCCCGAGCGACGGCAGGACCGGGTTCAGCGGCAACGGCGTGGGCGCGGCCATCTTCGGCGGCGGCCCGTTCTACCTCGCCCCGCCCGCCGACCGCGAGGCCATCACCACGCTCCTCTCCGACCCGGTCCCGCTCCGCCAGCCCTTCGCCGGGAACGCCGGCTACTTCGTCACGGCCACCGGCGGCGTCGCCATCGACGgctccgtcgccgccgccggcccgCTCGTGGTTGGCCTCTCCACGACCGTCACCTACACGCAGCTCCGCGCCGACGTGTACAGCCGCGTCATCGCCGCCTTCGACCGCGCCCTGGGCCAGACCGCCAAGGTCGCCGCCGTGGCACCGTTCGAGCTCTGCTACGACTCCTCCAAGCTCGGCTCGTCCCTGTCGGGCTACTCCGTGCCGCAGGTGGACGTGCTGCTCGAGGGCGGGACCAACTTCACGGTCGGCGGCGGCAACTCCATGGCGCAGGTGAACGCCAACACGGCGTGCTTCGCGTTTCTGAAATCGTCCGGCAGCACCACGGGGCCGCCGGTGCTCATCGGAGGGTTCCAGCTCGAGAACAGGCTCGTGGCGGTCGACAACGCCAAGCAGCAGCTCAGCTTCACCGGCTACCTCCCCGCCAGAGGCTTCTCATGCAGCAACTTCAACTTCACCAAGGctggctagctagctagctagtgtACACTCATACAGTGATCCACGCCCTTCACATGATTTAACATGGTGCTTGCATATGGTGTGTTAAAATAAAGGAAATAAATTAAATTTGATATGGACTATTAACTCACCGAGTGACATCTTAATTTGTTGTTGGTAAGATTTACAGTAGTAACATTTGCGCCATATCACGCGAGCTACTTGAATGGGACCGACGCGATCACAATCTCTTTAAATGAAGTAGCGTCGGTGGCCATGGCATCATCTTTGGTTGATTCAAAATGTCCGCCAAACCAAGTAATGGTTTCATGAATCGAAAATCGCATCTTTGGCGCCGCTATCGCTCTTTGTCGAGTGTCAAAAATCCAAGCACTCGCCACATGGATCCCCGCTGGAATCTCGACAACGTCACAACTTGGGACACCTCCTTCGCCAATCGCTAGGATATGGAGCTCGCCAGGTACGAGGGGGACGGGTCGCCTCCCGTGGATAACAACGAGACCGGACGGCGGCTATGATTGGGCAGCCGGACCCTCGAGTGAGTGATGAACCACATTTTGACGAGCGACTACCCTCATCTACGATACCCTCACTTCCATCCACCGAAGAACGGTGGCAGTGACGGTGGCGGCTTCATTACCCGTATGCCATATTCCCTCCCCCCCTCCCCCCTCCCCGAGGCTGCAGGAGCCGGAGGAGGGACCAGAGTGGAAGGCGCCGTCGGAGTACGCCATGGTCGCCAACGACTTTAGGTGCCCCGGTGACCCGAAGGATTTCCCGGGCCAACACGTGAACATCTGCGCCTCTCTCAAACCGCCACTGTCTTAGCTGGTGGAGGCTGGCCGGTCATGGTGGGTGAAGGAGGAATAGGCATGTCGTGCACACCGTGGTGGCAACGGGGCCTACGATGTAGTGGATGCGGCCATCTATCCCCGGCGCGTGCGACATCACAGCCTCTACGGGATGCAACCAGCACCGCCGCCTCGTAGGTTCGAGCCGCGCTCGGCGAGCGGCGACGACGGCTCCTCCGACGAGGGCAACTACGAGTACATGTACTATAGGCCTAGATATGAGTATGACTAGTCTTTTATTTGTGTAACAGAATAAAAATAATTTAAGGAGCCAAGTTAGGGAAGCTACATACCTCTGACTTTCATTCTTCATATTCATATTATTCATATTCATATTATGAAGTCTATTTTGATCTAAATTAACTTGCATAATAAATATGTGTGCTATCCAAGTTAGGGCGGCAGCACTCAGTACACTAGAGGTGCCTTCAGCTCCTGCAACGTCTCCACCATGCTCGCACTCGCGCTAAATTACCTCCCCGTGCGCTGACAAGAGAAACTACACCGTGAGGAGAGATTACGACCTCCTCATCTATGCGAAGCACTGCCCTAAACTCTCTCCATAGTCCATACTGGTTTACAGGGAAATTACGTTTTTCGAGAAAAACTTTAACTAACaatttggtcaataaaatatatAATATATGTTAGAAAAAATGTGTCATTGAAAACTTCTTTTGAATATAAATTAAATGGTATAACTTTTATGGTATATATTTTATTTTTGCTGACTAAATTTGTAGTCAAACTTTTATCTCGAAATACGTAATTGCCCGGTATGGaggtaatattcttttttttttttttgaaacccgGTATGGAGGTAATATTCAGCTACGGTGATTGTTGTCTTGCAGTGGTAGAGGAAGGAGCACAACATGGAAGCCGGTTCTGATGGGCCCAGCCTGCAGACCCATGGCCAAAAAGGAGGCACGATTCGCCTGGTTCGCCCCTCACCTTCTCTTCCTtcgcccgcggcggcggcgcatcCCAAGACTCGAGTTTTTTCTCCTCACAGAGAGATCACGCGGCCGCCATGGCCATGGAAGGAGAGGTGCCCCATGTTCTCAGGGAGAACCTAGCGTGTATCCTCGTGCGTGCCATGTCCGCCACGAAGAACGTCGGGGCCCAGCGCGACCGCCTCCTGCAGCTCCGCCGCCGGCTGCAGCAGCCAAGCCCCGAAGACGAGGTCCAGGAGGAGGTCGCCTCCGGCCTCCGCAAGGTCTACTCCAAGGGCCTCGACTACGGCGCCCGCTACCTCGCCGACTGCCTCGAGACCGCGGCCGAGAACCGCGACAGCCTCTCCTTCAGCATCCCCGCCTTCGCCGTCATCCCCAACGAGCAGCTCTACGGCCTGCTGCGCGGGCAGTGGCACTCCCCGCGCCCGACAGCCCTGGTCCAGGCCTTCGCCCGCATCGAGTCCGCCTACTACGCCGTCATGCTCACCTTGGAACACCACCTCCCCCGCTGCATCGAGCTCCTCGTCGGCGTCCGGCCACCCTCCGGCCACCGCTAGCTGGTCGGAGTCATGATAGGCTACGCAGATGACCTCATCGCCGCCGCCAAGGAGCACCTCCGCCACCTCGCGAATAGATTCGAGGGCCGCCTCCCCAACCCCGACCCAGCCCCAGCCGCCAC
Coding sequences within it:
- the LOC127340933 gene encoding chitinase CLP-like yields the protein MSQLKPVIVLVLLALCACTAASAPLLTKINKGAASTALYTAPLSAGRPLVLDLSAPAITTPCRSGTTTTVTLSANTTNGANPLSPVSFAATATCAAAPSGAAGVAGLGRSSTSFPAQVASTQKVANSFALCLPSDGRTGFSGNGVGAAIFGGGPFYLAPPADREAITTLLSDPVPLRQPFAGNAGYFVTATGGVAIDGSVAAAGPLVVGLSTTVTYTQLRADVYSRVIAAFDRALGQTAKVAAVAPFELCYDSSKLGSSLSGYSVPQVDVLLEGGTNFTVGGGNSMAQVNANTACFAFLKSSGSTTGPPVLIGGFQLENRLVAVDNAKQQLSFTGYLPARGFSCSNFNFTKAG
- the LOC127340935 gene encoding uncharacterized protein, whose protein sequence is MAMEGEVPHVLRENLACILVRAMSATKNVGAQRDRLLQLRRRLQQPSPEDEVQEEVASGLRKVYSKGLDYGARYLADCLETAAENRDSLSFSIPAFAVIPNEQLYGLLRGQWHSPRPTALVQAFARIESAYYAVMLTLEHHLPRCIELLVGVRPPSGHR